A genomic segment from Nonomuraea helvata encodes:
- a CDS encoding GNAT family N-acetyltransferase: MDVKWGPLTTDDAPAWAEFAAAVEAVDRTGSHATVEQMAERLANPLLNLPEGTLAARQDGRIVALGLAPVREAADPVHVMDLWGGGVHPDHRRRGYGRRIIDWSLRTAPALHERRHPGRPLHLHLHVHDGNHDLAKLAEEAGFAPARVFQSRRRELAVPIPPPRVPEGVAIVTWAPELDEQARKVRNAAFRDHWGSTPHTPESWKRLITGTTAFHLEGSFLATAGGNAVGCLLTHRREADPTAIGAHEAWIQIVATVEEWRGRGVASALITHALTAFKAQGYGTAGLSVDAANGTGAIAIYERAGFAAVKSVTTYVRAF; encoded by the coding sequence ATGGACGTGAAGTGGGGACCGCTCACCACGGACGATGCCCCGGCCTGGGCCGAGTTCGCCGCCGCCGTCGAGGCGGTGGACAGGACCGGCAGCCACGCCACCGTGGAGCAGATGGCAGAGCGCCTGGCCAATCCGCTGCTCAACCTGCCGGAGGGCACACTCGCCGCCAGGCAGGACGGCCGGATCGTCGCGCTCGGGCTCGCCCCGGTCAGAGAGGCGGCGGACCCCGTCCATGTGATGGATCTCTGGGGCGGCGGCGTGCACCCCGACCACCGCAGGCGCGGATACGGCAGGCGGATCATCGACTGGTCCCTCAGAACCGCTCCCGCACTACATGAAAGGCGCCATCCCGGCAGACCTCTCCATCTCCATCTGCACGTCCATGACGGCAACCATGACCTCGCCAAGCTCGCCGAGGAGGCGGGGTTCGCACCCGCTCGCGTCTTCCAGAGCAGGCGGCGCGAACTGGCCGTGCCGATCCCCCCGCCGCGAGTTCCCGAGGGGGTCGCGATCGTCACCTGGGCACCGGAGCTGGACGAGCAGGCCCGCAAGGTACGCAACGCCGCCTTCCGCGACCACTGGGGTAGCACGCCGCACACCCCGGAAAGCTGGAAGCGCCTCATCACCGGCACAACCGCCTTCCATCTGGAAGGCTCGTTCCTGGCCACGGCCGGCGGGAACGCGGTGGGCTGCCTGCTGACCCACCGGCGAGAGGCGGACCCGACGGCCATCGGCGCACACGAGGCCTGGATCCAGATCGTCGCCACTGTCGAGGAGTGGCGCGGAAGGGGCGTGGCGAGCGCGCTGATCACGCATGCCCTCACCGCGTTCAAGGCCCAGGGGTACGGCACCGCGGGGCTGAGCGTCGACGCCGCCAACGGAACGGGCGCGATCGCGATCTACGAGCGTGCCGGCTTCGCTGCCGTCAAGTCTGTCACCACCTACGTGCGTGCTTTCTGA
- a CDS encoding GNAT family N-acetyltransferase, whose amino-acid sequence MKTVLYVAPTASAPALCLRPWRAEDAAALVTAHRDPLMRRWLITSLAGESDARQWIDDQNRGWDDGVRFSFAIVERGRPVGHIAVKGGVDPAGASAEVGYWTSAETRGRGIASRALECVSRWALGSQDVMPLARLDLLHAVDNHASCRVAEKCRYVLSSVLPAQPPVFPSEGHLHVRMNSTQKART is encoded by the coding sequence ATGAAAACAGTCCTGTACGTAGCACCCACCGCGTCCGCGCCGGCATTGTGTCTTCGACCATGGCGAGCCGAGGACGCAGCAGCCCTGGTGACGGCTCATCGCGACCCACTCATGCGCCGCTGGCTGATCACTTCTCTGGCCGGCGAGTCAGACGCTCGCCAATGGATCGACGATCAGAACAGGGGGTGGGACGACGGCGTCCGTTTCAGCTTCGCCATAGTGGAGCGCGGCCGGCCCGTCGGCCACATCGCGGTCAAGGGAGGCGTCGATCCCGCCGGCGCCTCCGCCGAGGTGGGTTACTGGACATCGGCCGAGACCCGGGGCCGAGGAATCGCTTCCCGCGCCCTTGAGTGCGTGTCGCGGTGGGCGCTCGGCTCGCAGGACGTGATGCCGCTGGCCCGCCTTGATCTGTTGCACGCCGTGGACAACCACGCTTCCTGCCGCGTGGCCGAGAAATGCCGATACGTCCTGAGCTCCGTGCTCCCCGCCCAGCCCCCTGTCTTCCCTTCCGAGGGGCACCTGCACGTGCGCATGAACTCCACTCAGAAAGCACGCACGTAG
- the lanL gene encoding class IV lanthionine synthetase LanL, producing the protein MDETGSPDWVEQVVRQYVSADHTVTSGPVWLVVRPGGAVLPDHGWKLHVSSRTSNFPALVEKLVPFLVAEGCVFKLARSQQVLHELNDGQSAAESVGKAFTVYPDQRLVREVGTRLAQALRGHQGPRVLSDRRVSADAPVYYRYGSFVARRTTDARGQQITRLQGPAGEEFDEPAGLSYRQPSWVEDPFVGARTGPGHSPGEVLLSGRYRVVVGIREAAQGNVYRAIDEQTDRQVVIKQARAFVAEHGDGNDGRMRLRNERRILQVLDGVAGVPRFLDHFRYGDDEFLVTTDCGPRTLAEDVRQNGPYPTGPGTGARSLDRLAGELARVLTSMHERGVMMRDLSPNNVVIGDGASIIDFGLASYDGVHLPGRTPGYAPARQVRGEPPRDVDDLHTLGMTLLYAATGLHPVTLGDDPELPRTRALQTISRYHGQAPSETMSAIVDLLGDEEHARAALRRLASGDHRRAASPPSPSTPVVTAELAAEVMDNLVGDLLDLLDNVLEAAANTKAANDASVYSGSAGIGLELLHHRDRPAVQRKVRELAAFTERVTAAPLRTQPGLFTGVTGTDLFLQEAVNCGISLTDWPGRSLPPPEWNYETFDLIDGNAGVGLGHLYFYRANGDPADLEVARHCARMVAAEQPLSPSTTPGKADVTAGRAHGLAGVAELLLSLAEETGESWALEAAADCVRHLSKRTRTLVLEAKDPAAEPMTMSWCRGLSGIGQTLLHASKVLDDASLADLARQGADVCIAHMPRLSTLGQCCGVAGVGNHLLDLAVLEQSERYLEAAHDLATHLLLRSAGPPAHPSFFAPDDPPARSLSWAQGLTGVLTFVRRLARGGPDCLAIVR; encoded by the coding sequence ATGGATGAGACGGGTTCCCCAGACTGGGTCGAACAAGTCGTCCGGCAATACGTCAGCGCCGACCACACGGTGACGAGCGGCCCTGTCTGGCTGGTTGTCAGGCCGGGCGGGGCCGTTTTACCGGATCACGGATGGAAGTTACACGTATCTTCCCGCACCTCGAACTTTCCCGCGCTGGTGGAAAAACTGGTCCCATTCCTGGTGGCCGAAGGCTGCGTATTCAAGCTGGCCCGTTCGCAACAGGTGCTCCACGAGTTGAACGACGGCCAGTCAGCCGCTGAAAGCGTCGGCAAGGCATTTACTGTCTATCCGGACCAGCGACTTGTCCGTGAAGTCGGCACACGGCTCGCCCAGGCACTGCGCGGCCACCAGGGACCGCGCGTACTCAGCGACCGGAGAGTGTCCGCGGACGCTCCGGTGTACTACCGGTACGGGTCGTTCGTCGCCCGACGGACCACCGACGCGCGCGGGCAACAGATCACCCGGCTGCAAGGACCCGCCGGCGAGGAGTTCGACGAGCCCGCCGGGCTCAGCTACCGGCAACCCTCGTGGGTCGAGGATCCGTTCGTCGGTGCTCGCACAGGACCCGGCCACTCCCCTGGCGAGGTCCTGCTCAGCGGACGCTACCGCGTCGTCGTCGGGATCCGGGAAGCCGCCCAGGGCAACGTCTACCGTGCGATCGACGAGCAGACCGACCGACAGGTGGTCATCAAGCAGGCGCGCGCCTTCGTCGCCGAGCACGGCGATGGGAACGACGGCCGGATGCGGTTGCGCAACGAGCGTCGCATCCTGCAAGTTCTCGATGGAGTCGCCGGTGTGCCGCGCTTCCTCGACCACTTCCGGTACGGCGACGACGAGTTCCTGGTCACCACCGACTGTGGCCCTCGGACCTTGGCCGAAGACGTACGGCAGAACGGCCCCTACCCGACCGGGCCAGGCACAGGGGCGCGCAGCCTCGATCGGCTGGCGGGTGAGCTGGCGCGTGTCCTCACCTCGATGCACGAACGTGGCGTCATGATGCGGGATCTGTCCCCCAACAACGTGGTGATCGGCGATGGCGCCAGCATCATCGACTTCGGTCTTGCCTCCTATGACGGAGTGCACCTCCCCGGAAGGACACCAGGCTATGCGCCCGCACGGCAGGTGCGCGGCGAGCCACCGCGAGATGTCGACGACTTGCACACGCTCGGCATGACCTTGCTGTACGCGGCCACCGGTCTGCACCCGGTGACCCTTGGCGACGATCCGGAGCTGCCAAGAACGCGGGCGCTGCAAACGATCTCGCGGTACCACGGTCAGGCGCCGTCGGAAACCATGTCCGCCATCGTTGATCTGCTCGGCGACGAGGAGCATGCGCGCGCCGCACTACGGCGGCTCGCGTCAGGGGACCACCGTCGGGCAGCGTCCCCGCCGTCGCCGTCGACGCCTGTGGTCACCGCGGAACTGGCCGCCGAGGTGATGGACAACCTGGTGGGCGACCTGCTCGATCTGCTGGACAACGTACTGGAGGCCGCGGCCAACACGAAGGCCGCCAACGACGCGAGTGTCTACAGCGGAAGTGCGGGCATCGGCCTGGAGCTGCTGCACCATCGGGATCGGCCGGCCGTGCAGCGGAAGGTGCGTGAGCTGGCGGCTTTCACCGAACGCGTCACGGCGGCACCGCTGAGGACGCAACCCGGCCTGTTCACCGGCGTGACCGGGACGGACCTGTTCCTCCAGGAGGCGGTCAACTGCGGCATCAGTCTGACGGACTGGCCGGGCCGGAGCCTGCCGCCACCGGAGTGGAACTACGAGACCTTTGACCTGATCGACGGAAACGCCGGTGTCGGCCTGGGGCACCTGTATTTCTACCGCGCCAACGGCGACCCGGCAGACCTTGAGGTGGCGCGGCACTGTGCCCGCATGGTGGCGGCGGAACAGCCGCTCAGTCCCAGCACCACGCCGGGCAAGGCCGATGTGACAGCCGGACGCGCACATGGCCTGGCCGGCGTCGCCGAGTTGCTGCTCAGCCTCGCCGAGGAAACCGGCGAGTCGTGGGCACTCGAAGCCGCCGCGGACTGCGTGCGCCACCTGTCGAAACGCACCCGGACTCTCGTGCTCGAAGCGAAGGACCCGGCGGCAGAACCGATGACCATGTCGTGGTGCCGCGGCCTTTCCGGGATCGGGCAGACGCTGCTGCACGCGAGCAAGGTGCTGGACGACGCGTCGCTGGCCGACCTCGCGCGTCAGGGAGCCGACGTCTGCATCGCCCACATGCCACGACTGAGCACACTCGGCCAGTGCTGCGGCGTGGCCGGTGTCGGCAACCATCTGCTGGACCTGGCCGTTCTGGAACAGTCGGAGCGTTACCTGGAGGCGGCTCACGACCTGGCCACTCATCTGCTGCTTCGAAGCGCCGGCCCGCCGGCCCACCCCAGCTTCTTCGCCCCCGACGACCCTCCCGCCCGCTCGCTTTCGTGGGCGCAAGGGCTGACGGGCGTCCTGACGTTCGTCCGCCGATTGGCGCGCGGCGGTCCTGACTGTCTCGCGATCGTCAGGTAA
- a CDS encoding zinc-binding dehydrogenase: MRAVWLREFGGPEVLVPGEAPDPEPGPGQVVVQVAAIGIPFVETQIRSGSAPVPLPVPPIIPGNGVGGTVIAVGPEADPALAGRRVVTSLGGSGGYAEKAVAEAAGLIPVPDGLGLNDAVALLADGRTALGLHRSAEPRPGEWVLVESAAGGLGTLLVQLALGAGAQVIATASSRRKLDLAAKLGAHVTLDYTEPGWDERARRATGGAGVQVAYDGVGGEIGRTSFGLVAPGGRFLMFGAAGGSLTDVSSAEFLRRGVDLITGRRLFASPAAMRALAADALAEAAAGRLSPVIGQTYPLARAAEAHAAIEARTALGKTLLIP, translated from the coding sequence ATGAGAGCTGTGTGGTTGAGGGAGTTCGGCGGTCCGGAGGTTCTGGTGCCCGGCGAGGCGCCCGACCCCGAGCCCGGGCCGGGTCAGGTGGTGGTCCAGGTGGCCGCGATCGGCATCCCGTTCGTGGAGACGCAGATCAGGTCCGGCAGCGCGCCGGTGCCTCTGCCCGTACCGCCGATCATCCCCGGTAACGGAGTGGGCGGCACCGTGATCGCGGTCGGCCCGGAGGCCGATCCCGCGCTCGCCGGTCGGCGCGTGGTGACGTCACTGGGCGGGTCGGGCGGCTATGCCGAGAAGGCGGTGGCCGAGGCCGCGGGCCTGATCCCCGTGCCGGACGGGCTCGGCCTGAACGACGCGGTGGCGCTCCTGGCGGACGGCCGTACCGCGCTGGGCCTCCACCGCTCGGCGGAACCGCGGCCCGGCGAGTGGGTGCTGGTGGAGTCGGCGGCGGGCGGCCTGGGCACCCTGCTCGTGCAGCTCGCCCTCGGCGCCGGAGCCCAGGTGATCGCGACCGCGAGCTCCCGGCGCAAGCTCGACCTCGCCGCCAAGCTCGGCGCCCACGTCACCCTCGACTACACCGAGCCCGGCTGGGACGAGCGGGCGCGCCGGGCGACCGGCGGCGCGGGCGTCCAGGTCGCCTACGACGGGGTGGGCGGCGAGATCGGCCGCACGTCCTTCGGGCTGGTCGCGCCCGGTGGCCGCTTTCTGATGTTCGGCGCCGCCGGGGGATCGCTCACTGACGTGTCCTCCGCCGAGTTCCTCCGGCGCGGCGTCGATCTGATCACCGGCCGCCGGTTGTTCGCCTCGCCGGCGGCCATGCGCGCGCTCGCTGCCGACGCCCTGGCGGAGGCCGCAGCGGGACGCCTCAGTCCCGTCATCGGCCAGACGTACCCCCTGGCTCGCGCCGCCGAGGCCCATGCCGCCATCGAGGCGCGGACGGCCCTCGGCAAGACGCTGCTCATCCCCTGA
- a CDS encoding pyridoxal phosphate-dependent aminotransferase family protein: MVDVFAKCRLPEAYQFVKDLGVYPYYRAVGERPGEGEVVIDGRVLVQAGSNDYLGLSGDERVKEAAVEATRRLGTGTGGSRLSNGSLTLHEELEARLAAFLGREAVMVTSAGYLANLALAALIGPGDTVIGDRLVHACLIDAVRVGGARLRRYRHNDMDHLERLLDAGDPGAGRLIVTEGMFSTSGSVCALPGIAKLARAYGARVVMDSAHDVGLLGANGRGAAEEQGLENAVDLQTITFSKALGTLGGAVAGRAEIIAYLRHYARSMVFTAALPPACAAAALAALEIIAAEPERRHRLRATAERLSGDLAAMGYAVAPSDRPVIAVPVGDDLLCFRLWRELFDEGVFTTAMISPGVPPGQALIRVSITATHTDAQVERIVSAFAAARDRLRLFSDA; the protein is encoded by the coding sequence ATGGTCGACGTGTTCGCGAAATGCCGGCTGCCTGAGGCGTACCAGTTCGTCAAGGACCTCGGCGTCTATCCCTATTACCGGGCCGTCGGCGAGCGGCCGGGCGAGGGCGAGGTCGTGATCGACGGGCGGGTGCTCGTACAGGCGGGCTCCAACGACTACCTCGGCCTGTCGGGCGACGAACGCGTGAAGGAGGCGGCGGTCGAGGCGACGCGGCGGCTGGGCACCGGGACGGGTGGTTCACGCCTCAGCAACGGCTCGCTCACCTTGCACGAGGAGCTCGAAGCGCGGCTGGCCGCCTTCCTGGGCCGGGAGGCGGTCATGGTGACCAGCGCGGGTTACCTGGCCAATCTGGCCCTCGCGGCGCTGATCGGGCCCGGCGACACGGTGATCGGCGACCGGCTGGTCCACGCCTGCCTGATCGACGCCGTACGCGTGGGCGGAGCGCGGTTACGCCGCTACCGGCACAACGACATGGACCACCTGGAACGGCTGCTCGACGCCGGCGACCCCGGTGCGGGGCGGCTGATCGTCACCGAGGGCATGTTCTCCACCTCCGGCAGCGTGTGCGCACTGCCGGGCATCGCCAAGCTCGCCCGCGCGTATGGCGCCCGCGTCGTCATGGACAGCGCCCACGACGTCGGCCTGCTCGGCGCGAACGGGCGGGGCGCGGCCGAGGAGCAGGGGCTGGAGAACGCGGTCGATCTGCAGACCATCACCTTCTCCAAGGCACTCGGCACCCTCGGGGGCGCGGTGGCCGGCCGCGCGGAGATCATCGCGTACCTGCGGCACTACGCGCGGTCCATGGTGTTCACCGCCGCACTGCCCCCGGCGTGCGCCGCGGCCGCGCTGGCCGCCCTGGAGATCATCGCCGCGGAGCCGGAGCGCCGCCACCGCCTGCGGGCCACGGCCGAGCGGTTGAGCGGGGACCTGGCCGCGATGGGGTACGCGGTAGCTCCCTCCGACCGGCCGGTCATCGCGGTACCGGTCGGCGACGACCTGCTCTGCTTCCGGCTGTGGCGGGAGCTGTTCGACGAAGGCGTCTTCACCACCGCCATGATCTCGCCCGGTGTCCCGCCCGGCCAGGCGCTCATCCGGGTCAGCATCACCGCCACCCACACCGATGCCCAGGTGGAACGCATCGTGTCGGCGTTCGCCGCCGCCCGGGACCGCCTGCGGCTCTTCTCCGATGCGTAG
- a CDS encoding SDR family oxidoreductase: protein MILDRFQITGAAAIVTGAGRGIGAATAVALAQAGADVALCARTEEQLRAVADQVEKAGRRALVVPGDLAVPGAAEALAERAADAFGRLDIVVNNVGGALPRAFLDTKRKHLENAFQFNVGVAHELTRAAVPHLLQGGGAVVNVSSAVGRVAGRGYLAYGTAKAALAHYTRLAALDLAPAVRVNAVAVGAVATSALDIVMNDEAMRTQMEQATPLGRIGEPEDVAAAVLYLVSPAGRYLTGKVLEVDGGIDRPNLDLGLPDLS from the coding sequence ATGATCCTGGACCGCTTCCAGATCACCGGCGCCGCCGCGATCGTCACCGGCGCGGGCCGGGGCATCGGCGCCGCCACCGCCGTCGCGCTCGCCCAGGCAGGGGCGGACGTGGCACTCTGCGCCCGCACAGAAGAGCAGCTCCGCGCGGTCGCCGACCAGGTGGAGAAGGCCGGCCGGCGAGCCCTGGTCGTCCCCGGCGACCTGGCCGTGCCGGGCGCTGCCGAGGCGCTCGCGGAGCGGGCCGCGGACGCCTTCGGGCGGCTGGACATCGTCGTGAACAACGTGGGCGGCGCGCTGCCCCGCGCCTTCCTCGACACGAAGCGCAAGCATCTCGAGAACGCGTTTCAGTTCAACGTCGGCGTCGCGCACGAGCTGACCAGGGCCGCCGTCCCCCATCTCCTCCAGGGCGGCGGCGCGGTCGTGAACGTCTCCTCCGCCGTGGGCCGTGTGGCGGGGCGCGGCTACCTGGCCTACGGAACCGCCAAGGCGGCACTCGCGCACTACACCCGGCTGGCCGCCCTCGACCTCGCCCCCGCCGTGCGGGTCAACGCGGTGGCCGTCGGCGCGGTCGCCACCTCCGCGCTCGACATCGTCATGAACGACGAGGCCATGCGCACCCAGATGGAGCAGGCCACGCCGCTGGGGCGGATAGGCGAGCCGGAGGACGTGGCGGCCGCGGTGCTCTACCTGGTCTCCCCGGCCGGGCGCTACCTGACCGGCAAGGTGCTGGAGGTGGACGGCGGCATCGACCGGCCCAACCTCGACCTGGGGCTGCCCGACCTCTCATGA
- a CDS encoding LysR family transcriptional regulator: MLTPAQLQAIREVVATGSLRTAAKRLGFTPSAISQQVSSLERTLGVQLFERLPRSIRPTAAGAELARKATRLLADLEAAEEEMRSFATAHRGRLRLGSFWSAGFRLVPAVLAEFLRDRPNVDIRYEEGDPHRTIPAVNEGRLDLAVVFEYGMVPHSRPKDLNLTLIMEEPLYVLVPTGHRLAARKRIQFGELSAERWISYTEGMDASLNLSHICAASGFDPDVLFRTNDYNLPFELVRKGLGVAIVPELAMIESRDVCVFRLSDPSHVRRVFTVCRATDPNPMLAHATNMLINAAESLHRRTDLPVAV, translated from the coding sequence ATGCTTACCCCGGCGCAGTTGCAGGCCATCCGTGAGGTGGTCGCCACCGGTTCACTGAGGACTGCCGCCAAGCGTCTCGGCTTCACCCCGTCGGCCATCTCGCAGCAGGTCTCCTCGCTGGAGCGGACGCTGGGCGTCCAGTTGTTCGAGCGTCTGCCGCGCAGCATCCGGCCCACCGCGGCGGGGGCCGAGCTGGCCCGCAAGGCCACGAGGCTGCTGGCCGACCTCGAGGCGGCGGAGGAGGAGATGCGCTCCTTCGCCACCGCCCACCGGGGCAGACTGCGGCTCGGCAGCTTCTGGTCCGCCGGATTCCGGCTGGTGCCCGCCGTGCTCGCCGAGTTTCTCCGCGACCGCCCCAACGTGGACATCCGCTACGAGGAGGGCGATCCGCACAGGACCATTCCCGCGGTGAACGAGGGGCGGCTCGACCTTGCCGTGGTCTTCGAGTACGGCATGGTGCCGCACAGCCGGCCGAAGGACCTGAACCTGACCTTGATCATGGAGGAGCCGCTCTACGTGCTCGTGCCGACCGGCCATCGGCTGGCCGCCCGCAAGCGCATCCAGTTCGGCGAGCTGTCCGCCGAGCGGTGGATCTCCTACACCGAGGGCATGGACGCCTCGCTCAACCTGTCGCACATCTGCGCGGCCAGCGGCTTCGATCCCGACGTGCTGTTCCGCACCAACGACTACAACCTGCCCTTCGAGCTCGTACGCAAGGGGCTGGGGGTGGCGATCGTGCCGGAGCTGGCGATGATCGAGTCGCGCGACGTGTGCGTGTTCCGGCTCAGCGACCCCTCGCACGTTCGCCGGGTCTTCACCGTGTGCCGCGCCACCGACCCCAACCCCATGCTCGCCCACGCCACGAACATGCTCATCAACGCCGCCGAGTCCCTGCACCGGCGCACGGACCTCCCCGTCGCCGTATGA
- a CDS encoding ABC transporter substrate-binding protein codes for MHDLLPDKIKKSGTLNVAAGHNYPPLVFLDTDNKSVIGLEPELMKAVGQVLGVEVTFSQASFDSLIAGVQARRYDLAIQAMLDKPERREKVTFVDYFKTSSSLLVTEKDAQTIKSLDDLCGKTAAVEQGTAQADDAEQQNKKCTAAGKPAVKVLVFPDTVGCLQAVSTGRANAFIGGTPTITYQAEQSGGRMKQVGEPYRFLPYGILVNKEDQNLSKAVQQALQKLMENGSYAKILDKWKMSSGALDKAVINGGES; via the coding sequence TTGCACGACCTTCTGCCTGACAAGATCAAGAAGAGTGGCACGCTCAACGTCGCGGCGGGTCACAACTATCCGCCGCTGGTCTTCCTCGACACCGACAACAAGTCGGTCATCGGCCTGGAACCGGAGCTGATGAAGGCCGTCGGCCAGGTGCTCGGCGTTGAGGTGACGTTCAGCCAGGCCAGCTTCGACAGCCTCATCGCCGGTGTGCAGGCACGCCGCTACGACCTGGCCATCCAGGCGATGCTCGACAAGCCGGAACGCCGCGAGAAGGTCACTTTCGTCGACTACTTCAAGACCAGCAGCTCGCTCCTGGTCACGGAGAAGGACGCGCAAACGATCAAGTCGCTCGACGATCTCTGCGGGAAGACGGCGGCCGTCGAGCAGGGCACCGCCCAGGCCGACGACGCCGAGCAGCAGAACAAGAAGTGCACGGCGGCGGGCAAGCCGGCGGTCAAGGTGCTGGTGTTCCCCGACACGGTCGGCTGCCTGCAGGCCGTCTCCACCGGCCGGGCCAACGCCTTCATCGGCGGCACGCCCACCATCACGTACCAGGCCGAGCAGTCCGGCGGCCGGATGAAGCAGGTGGGCGAGCCCTACCGCTTCCTGCCGTACGGGATCCTCGTCAACAAGGAGGACCAGAACCTCTCCAAGGCCGTGCAGCAGGCGCTGCAGAAGCTGATGGAGAACGGCTCCTACGCCAAGATCCTCGACAAGTGGAAGATGTCGTCAGGCGCCCTCGACAAAGCAGTGATCAACGGCGGCGAGTCGTGA
- a CDS encoding amino acid ABC transporter permease encodes MTTARQTAPPAAQERIQAVPLRHPGRWVGAAVLGFLAIFLLQGWVANPRMQWEVVGEYLFSPAVLSGLGTTLLLTLLAMVVGIAGGAVLAVLRMSPNPLLSALSAFYIWIFRGTPLLVQLLFWYFLSAVVPKIGLGVPWGPTFFEFDTNQIITQLAAAVLGLGLHEAAYMAEIVRAGISSVDPGQTEASQALGLTRFQTLRKIILPQAMRVIIPPTGNQAVSMLKTTSLVFAIAVPELLTSIQGIYSRNFQQVPLLTVACFWYLVATTVLNAGQHYIERRFSR; translated from the coding sequence GTGACCACGGCCCGGCAGACCGCGCCCCCGGCCGCGCAGGAGCGGATCCAGGCCGTCCCGCTCCGCCATCCGGGGCGTTGGGTGGGCGCGGCCGTCCTGGGCTTCCTGGCGATCTTCCTGCTGCAGGGGTGGGTGGCCAACCCGCGCATGCAGTGGGAGGTGGTGGGCGAGTACCTCTTCTCCCCCGCGGTCCTGAGCGGTCTCGGCACCACGCTGCTGCTCACGCTGCTCGCCATGGTGGTGGGCATCGCGGGCGGCGCCGTGCTGGCCGTGCTGCGCATGTCGCCCAACCCCTTGCTGTCGGCGCTGAGCGCGTTCTACATCTGGATCTTCCGTGGCACGCCGCTGCTGGTGCAGCTGCTGTTCTGGTACTTCCTGTCCGCGGTGGTGCCGAAGATCGGGCTCGGCGTGCCCTGGGGGCCGACGTTCTTCGAGTTCGACACCAACCAGATCATCACGCAGCTCGCCGCTGCGGTGCTGGGCCTCGGCCTGCACGAGGCGGCCTACATGGCCGAGATCGTGCGTGCCGGCATCAGCTCCGTCGACCCCGGCCAGACGGAGGCGTCCCAGGCCCTGGGCCTGACCCGCTTCCAGACCCTGCGCAAGATCATTCTTCCGCAGGCCATGCGGGTCATCATCCCGCCGACGGGCAACCAGGCCGTCTCCATGCTCAAGACCACCTCCCTGGTCTTCGCCATCGCGGTGCCAGAGCTCCTGACCTCCATCCAGGGCATCTACTCCAGGAACTTCCAGCAGGTCCCCCTGCTCACGGTGGCGTGCTTCTGGTACCTCGTGGCCACGACCGTCCTGAACGCCGGGCAGCACTACATCGAACGCAGGTTCAGCCGATGA
- a CDS encoding amino acid ABC transporter ATP-binding protein: MNTLIRAEGVHKRYGTLDVLKGIDLEVAEGEVLAVIGPSGSGKSTFLRCINHLERIDAGRLYFRDRLIGYEERDGKVYELPDKAIAAQRVDIGMVFQRFNLFPHMTALENIMMAPIMVKREQKDEVRERAHALLARVGLADKAHSRPDQLSGGQQQRVAIARALAMRPDLMLFDEPTSALDPELVGEVLDVMRDLVRAEGMTMIIVTHEMGFAREVCDTIVFMDDGVVVESGPPGAVLGEPRHERTRAFLSKVL, from the coding sequence ATGAACACCCTCATCCGCGCGGAAGGCGTGCACAAGCGTTACGGGACGCTCGACGTGCTCAAAGGCATCGACCTGGAGGTCGCGGAGGGAGAGGTCCTGGCCGTGATCGGCCCGTCCGGGTCGGGCAAGTCCACGTTCCTGCGCTGCATCAACCACCTCGAACGCATCGACGCCGGCCGGCTCTACTTCCGCGACCGCCTGATCGGCTACGAGGAGCGCGACGGGAAGGTCTACGAACTGCCCGACAAGGCGATCGCCGCCCAGCGGGTGGACATCGGGATGGTCTTCCAGCGCTTCAACCTCTTCCCGCACATGACCGCGCTCGAGAACATCATGATGGCGCCGATCATGGTCAAGAGGGAGCAGAAGGACGAGGTGCGCGAGCGCGCCCACGCCCTGCTGGCCAGGGTGGGACTGGCCGACAAGGCGCACAGCCGCCCCGACCAGCTCTCCGGCGGCCAGCAGCAGCGCGTCGCCATCGCCCGCGCCCTGGCGATGCGGCCCGATCTCATGCTGTTCGACGAGCCGACCTCGGCCCTCGACCCCGAGCTCGTGGGCGAGGTCCTGGACGTCATGCGCGATCTGGTACGCGCCGAGGGCATGACGATGATCATCGTCACCCACGAGATGGGATTCGCCCGCGAGGTGTGCGACACCATCGTCTTCATGGACGACGGGGTCGTCGTGGAGTCCGGGCCACCCGGCGCCGTGCTCGGCGAGCCCCGGCACGAGCGCACCCGGGCATTCCTCAGCAAGGTTCTCTGA